A stretch of the Flavobacterium sp. 5 genome encodes the following:
- a CDS encoding RagB/SusD family nutrient uptake outer membrane protein encodes MKKIHIKRIFLFVALSFLGTSCSDDFLNKEPNDLITKENFYKTEDDFKAATAPLYNKVWFDFNDKFYYGLGDGRSYNLYAPYSDYIYPFADLTETGLTGPLVSAWGSLYNVVQQSNNVIIGIQDSNLDSTVKNKYIAEARFMRGTAYWYLASLWGNVIISTDPADLVKNPIVNTSPVKDVYEFAIRDMEFAAKFLPEAAPQTGRLTKYSAFGMLSRLYLSVSGLSDNPNSGTRNQDYLDLAKKAAQKAISGPYALMDNYADLFKVDNNNNVESMFALQWVPNGSYGVTNTQQAYFALGSDITGDDAAWGYWTRASNDILYEYESKDIRRHDTWMADNDFYPEISVANGGYTVDHANTFVNVKKGVVGSTKDNPKISKQNSALNTYMLRLGEVYLNYAEATLGNSASTSDGVALEYVNKLRVRAGLEPKTALTYQDIIHERRVELCMEGQYWYDLVRRSYYKQQEVVNYITGQSRGVIVPITYDAATNTVSVDATRDNSPRAIGAIDTSIFLLPYPESEVIQNPLLNVAPVPYNFNDEKITDLFN; translated from the coding sequence ATGAAAAAGATACATATTAAACGCATTTTTCTTTTTGTTGCATTGTCTTTTTTGGGAACTAGTTGTAGTGATGACTTTCTTAATAAGGAACCAAATGATTTGATAACCAAAGAGAATTTTTATAAAACCGAAGATGATTTTAAAGCAGCTACGGCTCCCTTATATAACAAAGTATGGTTTGATTTTAACGATAAATTTTACTACGGATTAGGAGATGGCCGTAGTTATAACTTATACGCTCCTTATTCTGACTATATTTATCCTTTTGCCGATTTAACGGAAACAGGATTAACAGGTCCATTAGTATCAGCTTGGGGATCTTTGTATAATGTGGTACAGCAATCTAATAATGTTATTATTGGAATTCAGGATAGTAATCTGGATAGCACCGTTAAAAACAAATATATTGCCGAAGCCCGTTTTATGAGAGGAACTGCTTATTGGTATTTGGCTTCTTTATGGGGAAATGTAATTATTTCTACAGATCCAGCAGATTTAGTAAAAAATCCTATAGTGAATACCAGTCCAGTAAAAGATGTGTATGAATTTGCTATTCGTGATATGGAATTTGCTGCAAAATTTCTTCCAGAAGCGGCACCACAAACAGGACGTTTAACAAAGTATAGTGCATTCGGAATGTTATCTCGTTTGTATTTGTCAGTTTCGGGTTTAAGTGATAATCCTAATTCAGGTACCAGAAATCAAGATTATCTTGACTTAGCAAAAAAAGCAGCTCAAAAAGCCATTAGTGGGCCTTATGCCTTAATGGATAATTATGCTGATTTATTTAAAGTTGATAATAACAATAATGTTGAATCTATGTTTGCTTTGCAATGGGTACCTAATGGTAGTTATGGAGTAACGAATACACAACAAGCTTATTTTGCTTTAGGATCAGATATTACGGGTGATGATGCAGCTTGGGGATATTGGACAAGAGCTTCTAATGACATTTTATATGAATATGAAAGTAAAGATATAAGACGTCACGATACATGGATGGCTGACAATGATTTTTATCCAGAAATTAGTGTTGCAAACGGAGGTTATACAGTAGATCATGCCAATACTTTTGTGAATGTCAAAAAAGGTGTAGTTGGCTCAACTAAAGATAACCCTAAAATTTCTAAGCAAAATTCTGCTCTAAATACATATATGTTGCGTTTGGGAGAAGTGTATCTTAATTATGCAGAAGCTACATTAGGCAATAGTGCAAGTACATCAGATGGGGTTGCCTTAGAGTATGTGAACAAACTAAGAGTAAGAGCAGGACTTGAACCTAAAACTGCATTGACATATCAAGATATTATCCATGAACGCAGGGTAGAATTGTGTATGGAAGGACAATATTGGTATGATTTAGTAAGAAGATCGTATTATAAACAACAAGAAGTGGTTAACTATATCACAGGACAAAGTAGAGGTGTTATTGTGCCAATTACTTATGATGCTGCAACAAATACTGTCTCAGTAGATGCAACTAGAGATAATTCACCAAGAGCTATAGGGGCGATAGATACGTCAATATTTTTATTGCCTTATCCAGAATCAGAAGTAATTCAGAATCCATTATTAAATGTAGCACCTGTTCCTTATAATTTCAATGATGAAAAAATAACTGATTTATTTAATTAA
- a CDS encoding TonB-dependent receptor produces the protein MTKFLFFKGGHIKQFGFTILMFVFYAHMNAQTTVSGVVSDAKGPIPGVSILVQGTTNAVASDFDGGYTLLNVPDKAMITFSFIGYKTQTVALSGRKKINIILIEDMKTLDEVVVVGYGTMKRKDLTGSVASVSSKSISQTVTTSIEQVLQGRAAGVQVSQNSGAPGASSSVNIRGISSINGATQPIYVVDGVVIDSNNGSLNSNPISVINPADIVSIDILKDASATAIYGSRASGGVIQVTTKRGRKGDLSLNFDSYVGWQEIPKHLNVLNLQEYAVLKNTRSDLGIVEKDANFIRPDLLGEGTDWQNELFNQALMQNYNLSASGGSDKSTYYMGIGYMDQDGIAEGSMFSRFNLTSNLDSQVKDYFKVGVNFALSNTKQNTTINDGSLILTALKQTPNVAVRNADGSFDGPDTDQFVQNNPVGLASIKDNNNEGVGLRANTYAEITFTKGLTFKTQYSLDYGFTSAYTFDPSYTFGAITNDIRQGTRTKSNSKNWIWNNVLNYNHNFGKHSINAMLGQEAQENHWESLYGYISGYLTNTSTDLSMGDPTTARVTNNSNNSSLSSYFSRLFYSFDDKYLLTATIRRDGSSKFDEDNRWGWFPSAAFAWKVSNEAFLKENKVINNLKLRLGWGAVGNQNVPNYAYTSTYNSSATANWGTGLLASNTANKELKWETTYSTNIGIDLGLFNNRIELVADVYYKKTDDLINQLALPAYVGTSGSGSTTPPWYNIGSLENKGLEIALNTVNIQNKEFTWTSNFIFSMNRNKVLSLNSDSGHYDGTVQQGSDVTVVTRTAVGQPISQFYGYKVIGRFEKATDFYYKDAAGNVVPTALPKDMQIGENGVWIGDYMFDDANKDGVIDEKDLQYIGNPLPKFTFGITNTFSYKGFDMSIFLDGSYGNDVMNYQRRWLENPRESTNLLDTALGYAQLGLINPDGPNDYRNVQIVDGDSNMPRIAASSASSASNYRNSDRFVEDGSFVRIKNISIGYNLPSSFVSKIGLAGVKVYSNMQNILTFTKYSGYDPEVGTLNNSALYSGIDNGRYPSSRITTLGVNVKF, from the coding sequence ATGACTAAATTTTTATTTTTTAAAGGCGGACATATCAAACAATTCGGATTTACAATTCTAATGTTTGTATTTTACGCACACATGAATGCTCAAACAACAGTTTCTGGTGTTGTTTCTGATGCAAAAGGACCTATACCTGGTGTCAGTATTTTGGTTCAGGGAACAACAAATGCTGTTGCTTCAGATTTTGATGGAGGGTATACCTTGCTAAACGTCCCAGATAAAGCGATGATAACTTTTAGTTTTATTGGTTACAAAACACAAACGGTTGCGTTGTCGGGTAGAAAAAAGATTAATATCATATTAATCGAAGATATGAAAACACTTGACGAAGTAGTAGTAGTAGGATACGGTACTATGAAACGTAAAGATTTAACTGGTTCTGTTGCTTCTGTTTCCAGTAAGTCTATTTCACAAACAGTAACTACATCTATCGAGCAAGTTTTACAAGGACGTGCCGCTGGGGTTCAAGTATCACAAAACAGTGGAGCACCAGGAGCTTCATCTTCGGTTAATATTCGAGGTATTAGTAGTATAAACGGGGCAACACAACCTATTTATGTTGTGGATGGAGTTGTTATTGATAGTAATAATGGAAGCTTAAATTCAAATCCAATTTCGGTAATTAATCCAGCAGATATCGTTTCTATTGATATCTTAAAGGACGCTTCTGCAACTGCAATTTATGGATCTCGTGCGTCTGGTGGAGTAATTCAGGTGACAACTAAACGAGGGAGAAAAGGAGATTTATCTTTAAATTTTGATAGTTATGTGGGATGGCAAGAAATTCCAAAACATTTGAATGTGTTAAATCTTCAAGAATATGCTGTTTTAAAAAATACACGTTCAGATTTAGGAATCGTAGAAAAGGATGCTAATTTTATTCGTCCTGATTTGTTGGGAGAAGGTACTGATTGGCAAAACGAATTGTTTAATCAAGCATTGATGCAAAATTACAATTTGTCAGCTTCAGGAGGTTCTGATAAAAGTACGTATTATATGGGAATTGGTTATATGGATCAAGATGGAATTGCTGAAGGATCGATGTTTAGCCGTTTTAATTTGACAAGTAATTTAGATTCTCAAGTAAAAGATTATTTTAAGGTAGGGGTGAATTTTGCCTTAAGTAATACGAAACAGAATACTACTATTAATGATGGATCTTTAATTCTTACCGCATTAAAACAAACTCCAAATGTGGCAGTACGTAATGCAGATGGTTCTTTTGATGGCCCTGACACCGATCAATTTGTGCAAAACAATCCTGTTGGATTGGCTTCTATAAAAGACAATAATAATGAAGGGGTAGGTCTAAGAGCGAATACTTATGCTGAAATAACTTTTACAAAAGGGTTAACATTCAAAACACAATATTCTTTGGATTATGGTTTTACAAGTGCATATACTTTTGATCCTTCTTATACTTTTGGTGCGATTACAAATGATATTCGCCAAGGTACAAGAACCAAGAGTAACAGTAAAAACTGGATCTGGAATAATGTTTTAAATTATAATCATAATTTTGGAAAGCATTCTATAAATGCAATGTTAGGGCAGGAAGCACAAGAGAATCATTGGGAAAGTTTATACGGATATATTTCAGGTTATTTAACCAATACTTCTACTGATTTATCTATGGGTGACCCCACTACAGCTAGGGTAACAAATAATAGTAACAATAGTTCATTGAGTTCTTATTTTAGTAGATTATTTTATTCTTTTGATGATAAATATTTATTAACTGCAACTATTCGTCGCGATGGTTCTTCGAAATTTGATGAAGACAACCGTTGGGGATGGTTTCCTTCAGCTGCTTTTGCCTGGAAAGTTTCTAATGAAGCATTCTTAAAAGAAAATAAAGTTATTAATAATTTAAAACTTCGTTTAGGTTGGGGAGCAGTAGGTAACCAAAATGTACCTAATTATGCCTATACTTCAACTTATAACTCAAGTGCTACTGCTAATTGGGGAACTGGATTATTGGCTTCCAATACAGCAAACAAAGAATTAAAATGGGAAACTACGTATTCCACTAATATTGGTATCGATTTAGGTCTTTTCAATAATCGAATCGAGTTGGTTGCTGATGTGTATTACAAAAAGACTGATGATTTAATAAATCAATTGGCATTACCAGCTTATGTTGGGACATCAGGATCAGGATCTACTACTCCTCCTTGGTATAATATTGGATCACTTGAAAATAAAGGACTTGAAATCGCTTTGAATACTGTTAATATTCAAAACAAAGAATTTACCTGGACTAGCAATTTTATATTTTCAATGAATAGAAATAAAGTTTTGTCCTTAAACAGTGATTCAGGACATTATGACGGAACAGTTCAACAAGGTTCAGATGTCACTGTGGTTACTCGTACAGCAGTTGGACAACCAATTAGTCAATTTTATGGCTACAAAGTAATTGGACGTTTTGAAAAAGCAACTGATTTTTATTATAAAGATGCTGCTGGAAATGTAGTGCCAACAGCGCTACCTAAAGACATGCAAATTGGAGAAAATGGAGTTTGGATTGGAGATTACATGTTTGATGACGCTAATAAAGATGGTGTAATTGATGAAAAAGATTTGCAATACATCGGTAATCCACTTCCTAAGTTCACTTTTGGTATTACTAACACCTTCTCATATAAAGGATTTGATATGAGTATTTTCTTAGATGGATCTTACGGAAATGATGTAATGAACTATCAACGTCGTTGGTTAGAAAATCCTCGCGAAAGCACCAATTTATTAGATACTGCTTTGGGGTATGCTCAATTAGGTTTAATTAATCCTGATGGACCAAATGATTATCGTAATGTTCAAATTGTCGATGGAGATTCTAACATGCCTCGTATTGCTGCTTCGTCTGCTTCATCAGCTTCGAACTACCGTAATAGTGATCGTTTTGTAGAAGATGGGTCTTTTGTACGTATCAAAAACATTTCGATAGGATATAATTTGCCAAGTTCTTTTGTTTCAAAAATTGGACTAGCAGGAGTAAAAGTGTATTCTAATATGCAAAACATTCTCACATTTACTAAGTATTCAGGATACGATCCAGAAGTAGGGACATTAAATAATAGTGCACTTTATTCGGGTATAGATAATGGTCGTTATCCATCGTCACGTATTACTACTCTTGGAGTAAATGTTAAATTCTAA
- a CDS encoding LacI family DNA-binding transcriptional regulator — protein MEENKDVTIYDIAEKLNLATSTISRALQDHHTISKKTIKKVKEMSEKMGYVPNTLAAGLRGNKTKTIGVLIPTITQPFLSSLISGIEITAQKSGYNVIIMQSHDSYEVEVSLAKSLYSNRVSGVISSLAMETRDTKHFEQFTANNIPLVFVDRVPKDYNTFRVVIDNYAAGYKATKHLIEQGCKRIAHITAGSEFGNLYNERKRGYQEALKDFGLPIEDELIINLKEVTYDEGVEASNKLFDMNPMPDGVFASGDIIAVSTVQTAKKRGLKVPEDIAVIGFNNDPISHIIDPNISTITHPAEKMGRASAEIILKNLKSAKKDDVKEITFLNTEVLVRESSQKIKN, from the coding sequence ATGGAAGAGAATAAGGATGTTACAATTTATGATATTGCCGAAAAGTTAAACCTTGCTACTTCAACTATTTCGCGAGCTTTACAAGATCATCATACTATCAGCAAAAAAACCATCAAAAAGGTTAAGGAAATGTCTGAAAAAATGGGATATGTCCCAAATACTTTGGCAGCTGGACTCCGTGGTAATAAAACCAAAACTATTGGTGTTTTAATTCCAACTATAACACAGCCTTTCCTTTCATCATTGATTAGTGGTATAGAAATCACAGCTCAAAAATCTGGCTATAACGTAATTATTATGCAATCTCATGACTCCTATGAAGTAGAAGTTAGTTTAGCCAAATCATTATACAGTAATCGAGTTAGTGGTGTTATCAGCTCCTTGGCGATGGAAACTCGTGACACCAAACATTTTGAGCAATTCACAGCTAACAATATTCCACTTGTTTTTGTGGATAGGGTTCCAAAAGATTACAACACTTTTAGAGTAGTTATTGACAACTATGCAGCGGGTTATAAAGCAACAAAACACCTTATCGAACAAGGCTGCAAACGTATTGCTCATATTACTGCTGGCTCAGAATTTGGGAATTTATATAACGAAAGAAAAAGAGGATATCAAGAAGCATTAAAAGATTTTGGTTTACCAATTGAAGATGAATTAATTATAAATCTAAAAGAGGTTACTTACGATGAAGGAGTTGAGGCAAGCAACAAATTGTTTGACATGAATCCAATGCCAGATGGCGTTTTTGCATCGGGAGATATTATTGCAGTAAGTACAGTACAGACAGCCAAAAAAAGAGGTTTAAAAGTTCCCGAAGATATTGCTGTAATTGGTTTTAATAATGACCCTATTTCTCATATCATTGATCCAAATATTTCGACTATTACACACCCTGCAGAGAAAATGGGTAGGGCTTCTGCTGAAATTATTTTGAAAAATTTAAAATCTGCCAAAAAAGATGATGTTAAGGAAATTACCTTTTTAAATACAGAAGTTTTAGTTCGTGAATCCAGTCAAAAAATCAAAAACTAG
- a CDS encoding sialate O-acetylesterase → MKYLLLVFSVFLVFQANMRAQIKLPRLISNGVVLQRNEELKIWGWAAANENVQLKFNSKVYFAKADNTGNWVIILPKQKAGGPYEMVFEASNSVTVSDVLFGDVWVCSGQSNMELPMERLKEKYGEEIKNATNSKIRQFLVADKYNLKKEETDFDSGSWVSCSPKNVLDFSAVAYFFATAIYAKEGVPIGLVNTALGGSPVESWMSKKALKSFPEAYQEAEKFKNDALIEEITKSDQKRSDDWYAELNSKDKGFTNGKPVWNQSNTDLSDWKEMTIPGYWANESLGNINGVVWFKKEFTVPNSFVGKSAKLVLGRIVDQDFAYINGDYVGTTGYQYPPRKYEIGSSVLKEGKNTITVRVINNSGQGGFVLDKPYCLVVGNDSIDLKGNWKYQLGTEMKPLIGSTFIRWKPEGLYNAMIAPLLNFKIKGVIWYQGESNAGNPYNYKEAFSTMITDWRTNWKQGDFPFLFVQLANFMESNSNPVESNWARLRQAQYETLAIPNTGMAVITDIGEWNDIHPLNKEDVGKRLALQARKFAYGETKLVASSPSPNTFKFENDQVIIDFKDVGKGLVVKKGTDLKSFAISNDGINFVWAKAEIIGNQVKVWNPEIKSPTIVRYAWADNPADANLFSKEGLPATPFEIKKKN, encoded by the coding sequence ATGAAATACCTACTTTTGGTTTTTAGTGTCTTTTTGGTCTTTCAGGCAAACATGAGAGCACAAATTAAATTGCCGCGACTCATTAGTAATGGAGTTGTTTTGCAACGTAATGAAGAATTAAAAATTTGGGGTTGGGCAGCTGCGAACGAAAATGTACAATTGAAATTTAATTCGAAAGTATATTTTGCCAAAGCGGATAATACCGGTAATTGGGTAATTATATTGCCAAAGCAAAAAGCAGGTGGTCCCTATGAAATGGTTTTTGAAGCTAGTAATTCGGTTACGGTTTCAGATGTTTTGTTTGGTGATGTTTGGGTTTGCTCAGGGCAATCGAATATGGAATTACCAATGGAACGTCTTAAAGAAAAGTATGGAGAAGAAATTAAGAATGCAACCAATTCTAAAATCAGGCAATTTTTAGTAGCTGATAAATATAATCTTAAAAAAGAAGAAACCGATTTTGATTCTGGTTCATGGGTAAGTTGTTCGCCTAAAAATGTGTTGGATTTTTCTGCGGTGGCTTATTTTTTTGCTACGGCTATTTATGCAAAAGAAGGAGTTCCAATTGGATTAGTAAATACTGCTCTCGGCGGTTCTCCAGTAGAATCATGGATGAGTAAAAAGGCTTTAAAATCCTTCCCGGAAGCCTATCAAGAAGCAGAAAAGTTTAAAAATGACGCTCTTATTGAAGAGATTACCAAAAGTGATCAAAAACGAAGTGACGATTGGTACGCTGAATTAAACTCTAAAGACAAAGGTTTTACAAACGGAAAACCTGTTTGGAATCAATCGAATACCGATTTGTCGGATTGGAAAGAAATGACAATTCCAGGATATTGGGCAAATGAATCTTTAGGAAATATCAATGGAGTTGTTTGGTTCAAAAAGGAATTTACGGTTCCTAATTCATTTGTGGGTAAATCAGCCAAATTGGTTTTAGGTCGCATTGTCGATCAGGATTTTGCGTATATCAATGGTGATTATGTGGGCACAACAGGTTATCAGTATCCACCAAGAAAATATGAAATTGGATCATCAGTTTTAAAAGAAGGAAAAAATACAATTACTGTTCGTGTGATTAATAACTCAGGTCAAGGAGGTTTTGTGTTAGATAAGCCATATTGTTTAGTTGTAGGTAATGATAGCATTGATTTAAAAGGGAATTGGAAATACCAATTAGGAACCGAAATGAAGCCTTTAATAGGGTCAACTTTTATTAGATGGAAACCAGAAGGATTATATAATGCGATGATTGCCCCTTTGTTAAACTTCAAAATAAAAGGAGTGATTTGGTATCAAGGTGAGTCTAATGCTGGAAATCCATACAATTATAAAGAAGCATTCTCGACGATGATTACCGATTGGAGAACGAATTGGAAACAAGGTGATTTTCCGTTTTTGTTCGTACAATTAGCTAATTTTATGGAGAGTAATTCTAACCCAGTTGAAAGTAATTGGGCTAGATTGAGACAAGCACAATACGAAACTTTGGCTATTCCCAATACAGGAATGGCTGTTATTACGGATATAGGAGAATGGAATGATATACATCCTTTAAATAAGGAAGATGTTGGAAAAAGATTGGCGCTCCAAGCTCGTAAATTTGCGTATGGCGAAACAAAACTCGTAGCTTCTAGTCCATCTCCAAACACATTTAAATTTGAAAATGATCAAGTAATTATTGATTTTAAAGATGTTGGCAAAGGTTTAGTTGTAAAAAAGGGTACTGATTTAAAATCGTTTGCTATTTCAAATGATGGGATAAATTTTGTTTGGGCAAAAGCTGAAATAATTGGAAACCAAGTAAAAGTTTGGAATCCTGAAATTAAAAGCCCAACCATTGTCCGCTATGCTTGGGCGGATAACCCAGCTGATGCAAATTTGTTTTCTAAAGAGGGTTTACCAGCGACACCATTCGAGATTAAGAAAAAGAATTAG
- a CDS encoding glycoside hydrolase family 3 N-terminal domain-containing protein codes for MKKILHSALFLLLIVFAPNRIEAQTNSSDKMNFPFQNSSLSIEERIKDLISRLTLEEKVNQMMNNTSAIERLGILPYSYWNEALHGVGRSSVATVFPQAIGLGATFDSDLAYRVSSAISDEARALYNTSKAKGYFKQYGGLTFWTPNINIFRDPRWGRGQETYGEDPFLTASIGVSFVKGLQGDNPNYLKTAACAKHFAVHSGPEKLRHEFNAVASPKDLEETYLPAFHALVDVKVEAVMCAYNSTNGAPCCSNNYLITDVLRKKWNFKGHVLSDCGALQDLYTPKEKNGHGVVQTEAEAAALALKSGVSLDCGNTYEALPEAIRKGLITEKEIDNQLAVLLHTRFKLGLFDPIGSNPYDAISLDVVGSKEHRALAKEVAEKSIVLLKNNGVLPLKKDLSKYFVTGPNAANIDVLLGNYYGISSDMVTVLEGIAHKVSEASQLHYQMGAMFNQTGINPIDWASGNAGQSDVTIAVIGISGLIEGEEGESLASPTAGDRLDYNIPQSQIDYLRKLRKIANKDANGGKPIVTVVTGGSPMNLAEIQELSDAVLLVWYPGEEGGNAIADILFGDRSPSGKLPITFPKSYDQLPDYVNYSMKGRTYKYMNVEPLYPFGFGLSYADFKYTNLQVSSKKIAKNQSLSVTVDVTNSGKIQSDEVVQLYVSDLIASVEVPNFQLSGIKRIHLNAGETQKITFELLPKAFEMVKNDGNRIIEPGEFKIFVGGSSPMKKSFDLGAPKMAETIITIK; via the coding sequence ATGAAAAAAATACTACATAGTGCCCTGTTTTTACTTTTGATAGTATTTGCTCCTAACAGAATAGAGGCGCAAACTAACTCATCTGATAAAATGAATTTTCCTTTTCAAAATTCTTCATTATCAATAGAGGAAAGGATAAAAGATTTAATTTCCAGATTGACGTTAGAGGAAAAAGTCAATCAAATGATGAACAATACATCAGCCATCGAACGATTAGGGATTTTGCCATATAGTTACTGGAATGAAGCGTTGCATGGCGTTGGAAGATCTTCAGTTGCAACGGTTTTTCCACAAGCCATTGGTCTTGGTGCTACTTTTGATTCTGATTTAGCATATCGTGTATCTTCGGCAATTTCAGATGAAGCAAGAGCATTATACAATACCTCGAAAGCCAAAGGTTATTTTAAACAATATGGAGGTTTGACATTTTGGACACCAAATATTAATATTTTCAGAGATCCTCGTTGGGGACGTGGGCAGGAAACCTATGGTGAAGATCCTTTTTTAACGGCTTCTATAGGTGTTTCATTTGTAAAAGGATTGCAGGGTGATAATCCAAATTATTTAAAGACTGCTGCTTGTGCCAAACATTTTGCAGTGCATAGCGGTCCTGAAAAATTGCGCCATGAGTTTAATGCTGTGGCTTCTCCAAAAGATTTAGAGGAAACGTATTTGCCTGCTTTTCATGCTTTAGTTGATGTTAAAGTCGAAGCAGTTATGTGTGCCTATAATAGTACGAATGGAGCACCTTGTTGTTCGAATAATTATTTGATTACAGATGTTTTAAGAAAAAAATGGAATTTTAAAGGGCATGTATTAAGTGATTGTGGTGCTCTTCAGGATTTATATACGCCAAAGGAAAAAAATGGTCATGGAGTCGTACAAACAGAAGCCGAAGCTGCCGCACTTGCTCTCAAAAGTGGAGTAAGTTTGGATTGTGGAAATACTTATGAAGCTTTGCCAGAAGCCATTCGGAAAGGGTTGATTACTGAAAAAGAAATTGATAACCAATTAGCAGTTTTGTTACATACTCGTTTCAAACTAGGATTGTTCGATCCTATTGGAAGCAATCCGTATGATGCTATTTCTTTGGATGTAGTAGGCAGTAAGGAACATCGTGCCTTGGCTAAAGAGGTTGCTGAAAAAAGCATTGTTTTACTGAAAAACAATGGTGTTTTACCTCTAAAAAAAGATCTTTCAAAATATTTTGTAACAGGACCAAATGCTGCTAATATTGATGTGCTTTTAGGGAACTATTACGGAATCAGTTCTGATATGGTAACGGTTTTGGAAGGTATTGCTCATAAAGTAAGTGAAGCTAGTCAACTGCATTACCAAATGGGCGCTATGTTTAATCAAACTGGAATCAATCCAATAGATTGGGCAAGTGGAAATGCAGGTCAGAGTGATGTAACTATTGCGGTTATAGGTATTTCTGGTTTGATTGAAGGTGAAGAAGGGGAGTCATTGGCATCTCCAACAGCTGGAGATCGTTTGGATTATAATATTCCGCAGAGCCAAATTGATTATTTACGAAAATTAAGAAAAATAGCAAATAAAGATGCCAATGGAGGAAAACCAATTGTAACAGTTGTAACAGGTGGAAGCCCAATGAATTTGGCTGAAATTCAAGAATTATCAGATGCAGTTCTGTTGGTTTGGTATCCAGGTGAAGAAGGAGGAAATGCTATTGCAGATATTTTGTTTGGAGATCGTTCTCCTTCTGGAAAATTGCCCATTACTTTTCCTAAATCATATGATCAATTACCCGATTATGTAAATTATAGTATGAAAGGAAGAACGTATAAGTATATGAATGTTGAACCTTTATATCCTTTTGGTTTTGGATTAAGTTATGCGGATTTTAAATATACTAATCTTCAGGTTTCATCTAAGAAAATAGCCAAAAACCAATCACTTTCAGTTACCGTTGATGTGACTAATTCTGGGAAAATACAATCAGATGAAGTGGTACAATTGTATGTTTCTGATTTGATTGCATCGGTTGAAGTGCCTAACTTTCAGCTTTCAGGAATTAAAAGAATTCATTTAAATGCAGGAGAAACTCAAAAAATAACATTCGAATTGTTGCCAAAAGCTTTTGAAATGGTTAAAAATGATGGAAATAGAATCATCGAACCGGGAGAGTTTAAAATCTTCGTTGGAGGATCAAGTCCGATGAAAAAAAGTTTTGATTTGGGAGCTCCTAAAATGGCAGAAACTATAATAACCATAAAATAA